Proteins co-encoded in one Puntigrus tetrazona isolate hp1 chromosome 20, ASM1883169v1, whole genome shotgun sequence genomic window:
- the nfkbiaa gene encoding LOW QUALITY PROTEIN: nuclear factor of kappa light polypeptide gene enhancer in B-cells inhibitor, alpha a (The sequence of the model RefSeq protein was modified relative to this genomic sequence to represent the inferred CDS: inserted 3 bases in 3 codons; deleted 3 bases in 2 codons), which yields YDETDXENRKVQHQEERVDSGVDSLKEDEYMKIVRKLRLCFLETGLRFRRGRESWTQEVTEDGDTYLHLAIIHKADDYAIQIIKQCQNDLFLNRQNKSQTEQTALHLAAITDQPHMVDRLLKAAXDPRLVDQSGNTPPHXLAKEASQACFSVLTQIQTQHLHSILSFPTTATHVSPHSAINNYLSMVESLVQLGADVNAKEQWKCRRHSTLAVDLQNLDLVHALITLGADVNSLTITAVHAAPPDLRRQNSEIQRQLYTRTAQEPQSDAGERSEDSDEDWMSDEECIYDDIQFCGEIVGPSTTFL from the exons TATGATGAAACGG ATGAAAACAGGAAGGTGCAACACCAGGAGGAACGCGTCGACAGCGGCGTGGATTCGCTGAAGGAGGACGAGTATATGAAAATTGTGAGGAAATTGAGACTTTGCTTCTTGGAGACCGGATTGCGATTCCGAAGGGGACGCGAGTCTTGGACGCAAGAAGTCACCGAGGATGGAGACAC GTATCTTCACCTTGCCATCATTCACAAGGCGGACGACTATGCCATCCAGATTATCAAACAGTGTCAGAACGACCTGTTCCTGAACAGACAGAACAAATCACAGACAG AGCAGACTGCTCTGCATCTCGCCGCCATCACGGATCAGCCACACATGGTGGACAGACTGCTCAAGGCCG GGGATCCACGGCTGGTGGACCAGAGCGGGAACACGCCTCCAC CGCTTGCAAAAGAGGCCTCGCAGGCTTGCTTCTCGGTGCTGACTCAAATTCAGACCCAGCATCTACACTCCATTCTCAGCTTCCCAACTACAGC GACACATGTGTCTCCACATAGCGCTATTAACAACTACCTCTCAATGGTGGAGAGTCTGGTCCAGCTTGGGGCGGATGTAAACGCAAAG GAGCAGTGGAAGTGCCGACGTCACTCCACTCTGGCCGTGGACCTGCAGAACCTGGATCTGGTGCACGCG CTCATCACTTTGGGAGCGGATGTCAATAGTCTAACCATTACGGCGGTACACGCTGCACCACCTGACCTTCGCCGCCAGAACAGCGAGATCCAGAGGCAGCTTTACACCCGGACGGCCCAGGAGCCTCAGAGCGATGCCGGAGAGCGA TCAGAGGACAGCGATGAGGACTGGATGTCCGATGAAGAATGT ATCTATGACGATATCCAGTTCTGTGGGGAGATAGTCGGGCCCTCGACAAcattcctgtga
- the brms1lb gene encoding LOW QUALITY PROTEIN: breast cancer metastasis-suppressor 1-like protein-A (The sequence of the model RefSeq protein was modified relative to this genomic sequence to represent the inferred CDS: inserted 1 base in 1 codon), whose amino-acid sequence MPVHPRDRKENNHEEMDVDYPEQEASSSDEEDSVSSTASEDGDTSDMDDEDCERRRMECLDEMTNLEKQFTDLKDQLYKERLSQVDLKLQEVIXGSAPEYLEPLATLQENMQIRTKVAGIYRELCLESVRNKYDCEMQAASQHWESEKLLLFDTVQSELEEKIRRLEEDRHSIDITSELWNDGLQSRKNKKKDPLSSGKKKKPVVVSGPYIVYMLQDLDILEDWTAIRKAMASMGPHRVKADAPLKPERHHHVARSEDGRLFYDNKWYSRGQAICINRKDEYPTSATITTINHDEVWYKRLDGSKSKLYISQLQKGKYTIKHS is encoded by the exons ATGCCAGTTCACCCGCGCGATAGAAAAGAGAATAACCACGAGGAAATGGACGTGGATTATCCCGAACAAGAGGCCAGCAGCTCCGACGAGGAGGACTCTGTGAGCTCGACTGCGTCTGAGGATGGAGACACTTCAG ACATGGACGATGAAGACTGTGAAAGAAGACGAATGGAGTGTTTAGATGAGATGACAAACCTTGAGAAGCAGTTCACAGACCTGAAGGATCA GTTGTATAAAGAGAGACTGAGTCAGGTGGATCTTAAATTGCAAGAAGTGA GCGGCAGTGCTCCAGAATACCTGGAGCCCCTGGCCACCCTGCAGGAGAACATGCAGATCCGGACCAAAGTCG CAGGGATCTACCGTGAGCTTTGCCTGGAATCTGTTAGAAACAAATATGACTGCGAGATGCAAGCCGCCAGCCAGCACTGGGAG AGTGAGAAGCTCCTGCTTTTCGACACGGTCCAGAGCGAACTGGAAGAGAAGATCAGGCGGCTGGAGGAGGACAGACACAGCATCGATATAACTTCAG AACTGTGGAACGATGGTCTGCAGTCTAGGAAGAACAAAAAGAAGGATCCCCTCAGTTctggaaagaagaagaaacctGTCGTCGTGTCAG GACCATACATTGTTTACATGTTGCAAGACCTGGATATACTTGAAGACTGGACCGCCATAAGAAAG GCAATGGCTTCGATGGGCCCTCATAGAGTAAAAGCAGATG CTCCTCTCAAACCAGAACGACACCATCATGTTGCCCGATCAGAGGACGGACGCCTGTTTTATGACAACAAGTGGTACAGCCGAGGTCAGGCCATATGCATCAACAGGAAGGATGAATACCCCaccag cGCCACAATAACCACTATTAACCACGATGAGGTGTGGTACAAACGTCTGGATGGCAGCAAATCGAAGCTTTACATCTCTCAGCTCCAGAAAGGCAAATACACCATAAAACACTCATAA